The following coding sequences lie in one Rutidosis leptorrhynchoides isolate AG116_Rl617_1_P2 chromosome 4, CSIRO_AGI_Rlap_v1, whole genome shotgun sequence genomic window:
- the LOC139840999 gene encoding putative mannan endo-1,4-beta-mannosidase 9 has protein sequence MSENGGLNCDCNTESYPSIVKGGYVETSEQSFVINGKPLYFNGFNAYWLMCMAADPSSKSKVTDAFEQASKLGMNVVRTWAFSDGGNKPLQTSPGVYNENMFKALDFVISEAKKHGLHLILSLVNNWDDFGGKKQYCQWAKDEGQYLSSDDDFFSNDVTRGYYKNHVKSILKRHNTITGVAYKDDPTIFAWELMNEPRCQSDLSGKTLEDWIVEMAAEVKSIDNKHLLECGHEGFFGESIPDMKQYNPGYEVGTDFASNNLDKNVDFATIHIYPDQWVSGGSAEDQAEFVEKWIESHIEVCKTILKKPLLIAEFGKSSWSSGYTVEARDEYFEKIFNMAYESASKDGSCSGTTFWQVFGEGMDNWGDGYQVVLEQSPSTAAIIGKQSQKIASLNSPLEM, from the exons ATGTCGGAAAATGGTGGCCTCAACTGTGATTGCAACACTGAAAGCTACCCATCGATCGTTAAGGGTGGTTATGTAGAGACATCTGAACAGAGTTTCGTGATTAATGGCAAGCCGTTGTACTTTAACGGCTTTAATGCATACTGGTTAATGTGTATGGCTGCTGATCCATCTTCGAAAAGTAAGGTTACCGATGCTTTTGAACAAGCTTCAAAACTTGGTATGAACGTCGTTAGAACTTGGGCGTTTAGTGATGGCGGCAACAAACCGTTGCAAACCTCTCCTGGTGTTTACAATGAGAATATGTTTAAG GCATTGGATTTTGTGATATCAGAAGCTAAAAAACATGGTTTACACTTGATTCTGAGCTTGGTTAATAACTGGGATGATTTTGGAGGTAAGAAACAATATTGTCAATGGGCTAAAGATGAAGGTCAATACTTGAGTAGTGATGATGATTTCTTTTCTAATGATGTCACTAGAGGATACTACAAGAATCATGTTaag AGCATCCTTAAGAGGCACAACACAATTACTGGTGTTGCGTACAAGGATGATCCCACTATTTTCGCATGGGAGCTCATGAACGAACCCCGTTGCCAGTCTGATCTATCTGGAAAAACACTTGAG GATTGGATAGTGGAAATGGCTGCGGAAGTGAAATCCATAGACAACAAACATCTTCTTGAATGTGGTCATGAAGGCTTTTTTGGTGAATCGATTCCCGATATGAAACAATATAATCCAGGTTATGAAGTTGGGACTGATTTTGCTTCAAACAACCTCGACAAAAATGTCGATTTTGCTACAATCCATATCTATCCTGACCAATG GGTATCAGGAGGAAGTGCAGAAGATCAAGCTGAATTTGTGGAGAAATGGATCGAGTCCCATATTGAGGTTTGCAAAACAATCTTGAAAAAACCTTTATTGATTGCTGAATTTGGAAAATCGTCATGGTCTTCGGGTTACACTGTGGAAGCAAGAGATGAATACTTCGAAAAGATCTTCAATATGGCTTACGAAAGTGCAAGTAAAGATGGTTCTTGTTCGGGTACAACGTTTTGGCAAGTTTTTGGAGAAGGAATGGATAACTGGGGTGACGGTTACCAAGTTGTGTTGGAGCAAAGCCCGTCGACTGCTGCTATAATTGGCAAGCAGTCGCAGAAGATTGCTTCACTCAACTCGCCCCTAGAAATGTAA
- the LOC139904574 gene encoding pentatricopeptide repeat-containing protein At1g80270, mitochondrial-like, whose translation MKSRNILTKLCRHYLYAGHNEKGNNVLQEMEGIDLKQNRQVCSDLLPLYATLRSIDDVIKIWEVCKSNPQFDECMNAIDAYGKLNKIEEAEAVFDQTVTLYQNISSKHYAVMLKVYANNKMLSKGKNLVKQMAESGFKIGLLTWDALVKLYVEAGEVEKADSILRRASEQNRSKPFFDTYMTILDQYAKKGDVHNAEKIFYWMKQDGYVARLKQYHTLLQTYINAKAPAYGFRERIKADNVFPNRALEGQLAEVDAFKKTAGSDLLD comes from the exons ATGAAGAGCAGAAATATCTTGACAAAGCTTTGCAG GCACTATTTATACGCAGGTCATAACGAAAAAGGAAACAATGTATTACAAGAAATGGAAGGGATTGACTTAAAGCAAAACCGTCAGGTTTGTTCTGATTTGCTCCCACTTTACGCGACACTTCGAAGTatcgatgatgtcattaaaatctgGGAGGTATGCAAGTCGAATCCACAGTTTGATGAATGCATGAACGCTATCGATGCTTACGGAAAACTAAATAAAATTGAAGAAGCCGAAGCAGTGTTTGACCAAACGGTTACTCTGTATCAAAATATATCATCTAAGCATTATGCTGTGATGCTAAAAGTTTATGCGAATAATAAAATGTTATCGAAAGGAAAGAATCTGGTGAAACAAATGGCAGAAAGTGGTTTCAAAATCGGACTTTTGACTTGGGACGCTTTAGTCAAACTATATGTTGAAGCAGGCGAGGTTGAAAAAGCTGATTCGATTTTGCGTAGGGCTTCAGAGCAAAACAGATCAAAACCATTTTTTGATACTTATATGACTATATTGGATCAGTATGCAAAAAAAGGTGATGTACATAATGCTGAGAAGATATTTTATTGGATGAAGCAAGATGGTTATGTCGCGAGGTTGAAACAATATCATACTCTTTTGCAAACGTATATAAACGCCAAGGCTCCTGCGTATGGATTTAGAGAACGGATTAAGGCCGATAATGTGTTCCCGAATAGAGCATTGGAAGGACAGTTGGCTGAAGTTGATGCTTTTAAGAAAACTGCAGGGTCTGATTTGTTGGATTAA